GCTGCAAAAGTAGAAGGTCTTTCCAGCGCGTGAGGTGTGGAGAGCGGAGGTCTCGTTTACAGTCATACCGCAGATGGGATCTTTGGTCTCAGTTTTTGTTATATTCATGATCAAATGGTACACAGGGAATTTGGAGAACGATATAGGGTGAATACCCCACCGAGTATCAAGGTACTCGAGCGACACCCGGAAAAACGTGTGTTTCCAAACCTCAAGTCGAGCGAACGCGGCTGTGGTGCCAAGGTATCCACGGCGCTCACACAG
This genomic stretch from Verrucomicrobiota bacterium harbors:
- a CDS encoding YHS domain-containing protein, yielding MNITKTETKDPICGMTVNETSALHTSRAGKTFYFCSSPCREKFLSTTDGAEPEGESGCCCK